The region tgaaattGACATAAATCTGCTAGTAAAagagattagtaaattaaaaattgaagaaaatgtggtaataaaaaataaaaaagaatttagTAATAAATTTGAAAGATATGTTGAATAGATCATGCCAGTCAAACGAGATACAAGTAAATAATCATTTTAGTAATCTAAGGAATAATAGAACCTTAAGTAGAAGATTTACTTGCATTTTATATAGAATATAGAATAACTAGTAATAATAAccaagaaatattatttttagatGAAGTGATAGATATTAATAAATCAGAATgtttaaattgtattttttttattaatatatatttaaagtaGTATTTtggttatataaattttaaaaaaataaaaataaataaaatccaaTACCCTTAATCACATTTCTTAAATGTTATAGGGGAAACGTATTATCCTTCTTTCCCCATTATCCTATCAAGTTTTCTCATTCTCATTTTACcacataaataatttttattaaacatCATGCCTTTATGATTGAATGAAGTTATTCCtttcttttaaataataataataataattaaaaaaaatacaacactctcaaattcctaataataattaaaaagaataattactCTCAAATTATTACCATTATCAAATGTCTCAAATAGATTTTTCTGTTCTTAAAAATTAGTGTGGTTCTATTTTAAATAACTCACATAGtgtcttaaaaaaaataacatgtgaCGTTTTCATATACAAGTATAGTCAAATCATACCTCCCAAGACTAAATTTTATTTATGAGCAACATATGGTAATGGTAATAAGTGAGCACTAAAAATAGTCTTGTTATTTGGCAAATGCATCATAAGGTGTCgagtgttgctatttggcacCTGTACTTTAAAGTGTCCAACACCATATAAGATGTAATCTCATAATTGGTTAACGATATCTGATAATACTTGTTAAATTCAAATATGTAGAACCCGATATTGAATTGCATCAATAAATATATGCCACCTCTTTATGGTGTCGGACACTACTGATGCCCTTATCAATTCTCTAAGGTGCTCAATAATACACTAGATGGTACCTCATAATTAGTTAATCATACCCTAAAATACTTATTAATTTCAAATCTACAAGACTTAATATTGAATTACACCCCACTAATACCCTTACCAATTCTCCTagtaaaaatcatatttattctaattaaaaaataaaaaattattattgttGGAGGGCTACTGCTCCACAAGTCTGAACGGTCCGCGCCCTCACTGTCTCGGTCTCTCGCCTCACTCATCGCCCTTCGCAGCCGCTACTCTCTTCTCTCCTCTTTCCACCTTCATTCTTTCACACTCGCTACCACCTCGACTCGGCAGCTGCCACCACCCTTTCTCCAGCTTCGACTAACTGCTAATTGATTCATTCGCCAAACCCGTTCGAGTCTAGACTTGACCACTTCACAGTGTTTTCTAGCGAAAACAAAAAGATGGGTGTAAAGAAATTCGTGAAGAAGGGTTTAGGAGAAATGGGGTTCAACGCCGGCGGTGGAGTTATCAATTGGTTCCCTGGTCACATGGCCGCAGCCTCCCGCGCCATTCGCGATCGACTCAAGCAAGCTGACCTTGTCGTTGAGGTCCGCGACGCTCGAATTCCCTTGTCTTCTGCCAACCAGGACCTTCAATCTCACCTCTCCGCCAAACGACGCGTTATTGCTCTCAATAAGAAGGACCTTGCCAATCCCAATATCATGCCGGTaatcattttcattttttatttatttatctattatcCATTATTGTCATTTCTGTTTATTGGACTTCGTTTCTGTAGAAATGGGTTCGTCATTTTGAATCGTTCCAACAAGATTGTATTCCCATAAATGCACACAGTAAGACTTCTGTTAGGAAGGTAAGTAAGTTTTCTTCAGTTTGTTCTTACTCCTTAATAGTGTTTTGCTTTCTTGTTCTGTTGATTTTAATGGTGTGTAATGTATATGCATGTGTGTACCGAAGCTTCTTGAGCTGGTGGAGTTTAAATTGAAGGAAGCGATTTTGAAAGAGCCAACTCTGCTTGTTATGGTTGTTGGGGTTCCTAATGTTGGAAAATCTGCTTTGATTAATTCCATTCATCAAATTGCGTCGTCTTACTTTCCTGGTAAGATGTGATCAAGATTTTGTCTTGACTGATATTTAAGTTGAACCCAAAAATGATTTTGTTGAGTTTTGTTTACTAAGCGCAAGGGAAGAATAAGAGAGCAACAGTAGGTCCTCTGCCTGGTGTTACTCAAGATATTGCTGGTTTCAAGGTGAAGTAGATTTTGTGTTTGATTTCCTTTCTACTGTCAAGCAAAATTGAGGGTGCATAAACATGCTTTACTCTTAGGATTCATGTTTTGGTTATATGCATTTTAAGATATTTATATCTCCTAATGACAAGTTTTAGATTCTAGTTCCTTGAATTTTATTCAAAACTATTTTGTTTTTTGGGTACAGATTGCTCATCAGCCGAGCATATATGTACTGGACACTCCAGGTGTACTGGTTCCAAGTATCCCAGATATAGAGACAGGACTAAAGCTTGCTCTTGCAGGTCAGCCCTCTTGGATTAgttcttttttgttttgtttttgatattgtttttctttaatctattaaattaaatgtgaacaTTTGATGGTGTATTTATTGTATGCTGAACTGTAACAAGTACAAAAACTAGAATTGGTTAACGTCAGGCTTTTTGACTACTCGCAAAAAACCATATGCTCTAGTTGCAGATATTTGGCTGTTGATTTTGTTGGCCAAGGGAATATGAAATGAACATGCTATCATTCAATTCTGGCTTTATTGCCTTTGGGGAAGACCCTGTAAACTCATCTCATGCTGCAGATGCGTCACCAACAAAAATATAGGAAACTTAGTACGTGCTCTAAATAATATAACTTTCATTAAAATTGGTATGAGTCCATGTAATGTAATTTACTGGGTATAATATTATAATAGTCAAGATGGTTGAATTATTACTGTAGCTGAAAATAGAATGGTTAAAAATTACATGTAGATTCTGGAAAGAGTATATGTTATGTTAAATTTAGATATCTAGATTACAATGAGATAGGGATAACACCATTCTAGTTCACTGAAGATTCTAGTGGAAACCTGACTTGTTTACAGAGATAgaaagttataattttttttcttttatttacatTTTACATAATTACTTGTTCAACTATGGATATTTCTTTTAGAGTTGGGATATGGTTTTGCTTCTTCACTTTACCTGATTAAAGTTTATTAATTTTGGATGTAGGGTCTGTGAAAGATTCAGTGGTTGGAGAAGAGCGTATTGCCCAGTACTTACTTGCAGTTTTAAATACCCGAGGGACTCCTTTTCATTGGAAGCACTGGAACAACAGGAGAGCAGAAGGAATTCGATATGATTCTGCTGAAACAGTGGAACACAGTCTTAAAGATCTTCGATCAAGGAGAAAACCGCTGGATAAGTCTAGTGTTCTATACATTGAGGTAAATACCTTTTGTGTTTTTCCGTGAGTTGCAATTTCAATGGTTGATGCCTTGAGGTTGCTACTTCTTGAATAGGCTTGGTAATGTTTATACTTGTCAAGATAAAGTATGATGTGTGGGCTATGAACTCGTTAAATAGGCTTTCTTTCATGCATTATAGCATAATTTCCTTGAGAACTCCGTAAAACTGGATACGAGTAAAACGCGAATGTAATGCTGCCATTTGTGTGCTATTTAACTGCCAATCTATAAAATCTCTTGCAAGTCTTTCTCAATGGAACATACAaatgcatttttttttctttcatctgGGGAATCTAATAAATAACATCTTCATATTTTGATTTAGCCATGAGTTCTTTTGAAATGGTCTAACAATATAAGTTGTGATACTTCAAAATTATAGAGAGAGAAACGGTGCAGCAAACAACTCTCTTATGATAGTATATATACAACCAAACCTGAGTAAACTCTGTTCGGGTACTCTGATTTTTTGAAGCTGAGGCTACCTTAAATTTTAAGCATGGATTTGATACAAGTGTT is a window of Humulus lupulus chromosome 4, drHumLupu1.1, whole genome shotgun sequence DNA encoding:
- the LOC133831469 gene encoding short integuments 2, mitochondrial gives rise to the protein MGVKKFVKKGLGEMGFNAGGGVINWFPGHMAAASRAIRDRLKQADLVVEVRDARIPLSSANQDLQSHLSAKRRVIALNKKDLANPNIMPKWVRHFESFQQDCIPINAHSKTSVRKLLELVEFKLKEAILKEPTLLVMVVGVPNVGKSALINSIHQIASSYFPAQGKNKRATVGPLPGVTQDIAGFKIAHQPSIYVLDTPGVLVPSIPDIETGLKLALAGSVKDSVVGEERIAQYLLAVLNTRGTPFHWKHWNNRRAEGIRYDSAETVEHSLKDLRSRRKPLDKSSVLYIEDLVAEVQHALYLTVSEFNGNVEDENDLECLIEQQFETLQKALKIPHKASEARLMVSKKFLTLFRTGKLGPFILDDVPDS